The proteins below come from a single Antennarius striatus isolate MH-2024 chromosome 18, ASM4005453v1, whole genome shotgun sequence genomic window:
- the gata6 gene encoding transcription factor GATA-6, producing the protein MDLGENSWSMVKREVSSSPGSPAEQTYLPGDGRRDGPTSDELRTPPSDLDALGHRRSDGRSLHSYVHFGHHNNTLTTVEDIPLFTDLDQGSKLVLSGGAHKTSLLVDPTDMYQTLAIAAAQSQTGYDSSSGGYMHSNPNSPVYVPSSRVGPMIPSLSYLPSSGSAQPNHAVSSHSVWTQPTPESPSYSTGSPHTSSRFHYPPSPPMNNGAPRDTGYSNTLNVGSRDQYGLSRPLSGTYASPYSPYVAPQLSQLTAPWTGGPFDNTMLHTLQSRGAPLIRGPNGVTDILDDIGESRECVNCGSISTPLWRRDGTGHFLCNACGLYSKMNGLSRPLIKPQKRTSTSRRIGLSCANCQTSTTTLWRRNAEGEPVCNACGLYTKLHGVPRPLAMKKEGIQTRKRKPKTLNKTKGSSGNNNSVSMTPTSTSSSNSEDCSKTSSPSGQVSGVSSSVLSSSGEGTGSGSVVKYPGQDGLYTSVGLPQPADVASVRGEPWCPMALA; encoded by the exons ATGGACCTGGGCGAAAACAGCTGGTCCATGGTGAAGCGAGAAGTATCCAGCAGCCCAGGGTCGCCGGCTGAGCAGACATACCTGCCTGGTGACGGCAGAAGGGACGGTCCCACCTCGGATGAGCTGAGGACTCCTCCGAGCGATCTTGACGCACTGGGGCACCGCCGCTCCGACGGCAGATCACTACACTCCTACGTTCATTTCGGACACCATAACAACACCCTGACCACTGTCGAGGACATCCCACTTTTTACGGATTTAGACCAAGGCAGCAAACTTGTCCTCTCCGGTGGAGCACACAAGACAAGCCTACTTGTGGACCCGACCGATATGTACCAAACACTGGCCATCGCCGCCGCCCAGAGCCAGACTGGATATGATTCCTCCTCTGGTGGTTATATGCACTCCAACCCCAACTCCCCAGTGTATGTCCCCAGCTCTCGGGTGGGCCCCATGATACCCAGCCTCTCCTATCTGCCGTCCAGCGGATCGGCGCAGCCCAACCACGCTGTCTCCAGCCACTCGGTCTGGACACAGCCCACCCCAGAGAGCCCTTCATACAGCACCGGAAGCCCGCACACCTCCAGTCGGTTCCACTACCCTCCAAGCCCGCCAATGAATAACGGGGCCCCCAGAGACACCGGCTACAGTAACACACTGAATGTGGGGAGCAGAGACCAGTATGGCCTATCTCGCCCCCTCAGTGGGACCTACGCGAGTCCCTACTCTCCTTACGTTGCACCGCAGCTGTCCCAGCTGACCGCGCCTTGGACCGGGGGACCTTTTGATAACACGATGCTGCACACCTTGCAAAGCCGAGGTGCACCCTTGATTCGAGGCCCAAACGGAG ttacagATATTCTTGACGACATTGGGGAGAGCAGAGAGTGCGTGAACTGCGGATCCATCTCCACGCCGCTCTGGAGGCGCGACGGCACGGGTCACTTTCTCTGTAACGCCTGTGGCCTTTACAGCAAAATGAATGGTCTGAGCCGGCCATTAATTAAACCACAGAAACGGACG TCGACATCCAGAAGAATCGGCCTGTCCTGTGCGAACTGTCAGACCAGCACGACCACTCTGTGGCGCAGAAACGCGGAGGGAGAGCCAGTGTGTAACGCATGTGGGCTTTACACAAAATTACACGGG GTACCTCGACCGCTCGCCATGAAGAAAGAGGGAATTCagacaaggaaaagaaaaccaaaaaccttGAACAAAACTAAGGGATCATCTG GAAATAATAACTCGGTCTCTATGACTCCCACATCTACATCCTCATCAAATTCCGAAGACTGCTCAAAAACCAGCTCTCCTTCAGGACAGGTATCAGGG GTCAGTTCGTCTGTGCTGTCAAGCTCAGGGGAGGGAACAGGCTCTGGTTCAGTGGTGAAGTACCCAGGACAGGACGGTCTGTACACCAGCGTGGGTCTGCCCCAGCCGGCAGATGTGGCTTCAGTGAGGGGTGAACCCTGGTGCCCCATGGCTTTAGCTTGA